One genomic region from Osmerus eperlanus chromosome 6, fOsmEpe2.1, whole genome shotgun sequence encodes:
- the ndnfl gene encoding protein NDNF, which translates to MALVLAPENEVPLRPTSWLPAGKLTTIHLPKGRTRRLYFTLKKKAAMMSVTVSPCDLPVEWTLIGRSLKDKGPKSLHWSSKKSVPEVWWQAPGIETKIYTYTGNAMDTYSGPSYAPASIYILRLRSKEQDTSSAVYLHEGPGPSGAFPELPPDPRVHTLGVGMTSVTLSWSPSSTQARLPQSQPSYEYCVLVNRQHNYRSLCAAREGIRREKEREKTREIKEKKKKVTVWPILKEWWWQQWDSFPDPKSPATVSDDKYGDLPCVCEGPDSVCTISDLFPDTQYFFDVFVRDLLNGTSAAYTGMVARTHEEARPAISALREGELRWVTFRDGGSSEEFFSFRPRGWQQSGLLTLQSCRGSQRVKVTVSGKGQVLSSQAVGEDLVQMWLQGSPSYLIHLEREGTTGPVYQPASDPAGALRASVKMQTSSAYHRKGVPSLPSTLQIKSFNRLRSCDAVTLAWMGTEERSLYCVYRRRLGDKEGGGRGGKGAATGACVGPESRSDTERVLCKYFQELNPRRAVTTAVIGGLEPGVAYVFDVYLMRRWGIPVKYASKTIRTRREC; encoded by the exons ATGGCACTGGTCCTAGCCCCGGAGAACGAGGTGCCACTTCGCCCCACATCCTGGCTGCCCGCAGGGAAGCTTACTACCATCCACCTGCCCAAAGGACGCACCCGCAG acttTACTTCACACTGAAGAAGAAGGCAGCCATGATGTCAGTGACCGTCAGCCCATGTGACCTGCCCGTGGAGTGGACCCTGATTGGCCGCAGCCTGAAGGATAAAGGCCCAAAGAGTCTGCACT GGAGCTCAAAGAAAAGTGTGCCAGAGGTTTGGTGGCAGGCTCCAGGGATAGAGACCAAGATATACACCTACACTGGCAATGCCATGGACACCTACTCGGGTCCTTCCTATGCCCCGGCCTCCATTTACATCCTCAGGCTGCGGTCCAAGGAGCAGGACACCAGTTCTGCCGTGTACCTCCACGAGGGGCCCGGTCCTTCAGGGGCGTTCCCGGAGCTTCCCCCCGATCCGCGTGTCCACACCCTGGGTGTAGGGATGACCAGTGTCACCCTGAGCTGGAGCCCCAGCAGCACCCAGGCCAGGTTGCCACAAAGCCAGCCCAGCTACGAGTACTGCGTCCTGGTCAACCGCCAGCACAACTACCGCAGTCTCTGCGCTGCTCGCGAGGGCAtccggagagagaaggagcgagagaagACGAGGGAGataaaggagaagaagaagaaagtgaCTGTGTGGCCCATTCTGAAGGAGTGGTGGTGGCAGCAGTGGGACTCCTTCCCTGACCCCAAGTCCCCTGCCACCGTGTCCGATGACAAGTACGGCGACCTgccgtgtgtctgtgagggCCCCGACAGTGTGTGTACCATCTCTGACCTGTTCCCGGACACCCAGTACTTCTTCGACGTGTTCGTGAGGGACCTGCTGAACGGCACCAGCGCTGCCTACACGGGGATGGTTGCTAGGACACACGAGGAGGCGCGGCCGGCCATCTCGgccctgagggagggggagctgaGGTGGGTGACCTTCAGAGACGGAGGATCCTCAGAGGAGTTCTTCAGCTTCCGCCCTCGCGGCTGGCAGCAGAGCGGCCTGCTGACCCTCCAGAGCTGCAGGGGGAGCCAGAGGGTCAAGGTGACCGTGTCTGGGAAGGGCCAGGTCCTGAGCTCCCAGGCTGTGGGTGAAGACCTGGTTCAGATGTGGCTCCAGGGCAGCCCCTCCTACCTCatccacctggagagagaggggaccacCGGCCCGGTCTACCAGCCAGCCTCCGACCCTGCCGGAGCTCTCCGGGCCTCCGTGAAGATGCAGACGTCCTCTGCGTACCACCGTAAAGGcgtcccctccctgccctccaccctgcagATCAAGTCCTTCAACAGGCTGCGGAGCTGCGACGCCGTCACCCTGGCCTGGATGGGGACGGAGGAGCGCAGTCTGTACTGCGTGTACCGCCGCAGGCTTGGCgacaaggaggggggaggcaggggggggaagggggccgCCACGGGCGCCTGCGTGGGGCCCGAGTCTCGGTCGGACACTGAAAGGGTCCTGTGTAAATACTTCCAGGAGCTGAACCCTCGGAGGGCCGTTACCACGGCTGTGATCGGGGGCCTGGAGCCGGGGGTGGCCTACGTGTTTGATGTGTATCTCATGAGACGCTGGGGCATCCCTGTCAAGTACGCCAGCAAGACCATCCGGACCAGGAGGGAATGCTGA
- the sparcl2 gene encoding SPARC-like protein 1 isoform X2, whose amino-acid sequence MHLSVHTVLFLLVTHPPVPDVVMGGRAQRRQRQVEASLRPYIGRVDPAKLCELLKCRSPIGSWCQVVPEHGLLVPKCVCPQTCPRKRAPVCSVLGKTYWNECLLHEEACRKRRRIGLAHAGPCLVPQANCTEEEFGQFPYRLLDWFLLLSRMGKSYTPAAPPQSCLSHARRTELAQRRFILLDRNRDGKLSRRDLRKLRYKRMPLEHCATDFFKSCDQNRNRKVTLREWTSCLVDRSETWFHSYMSMKMGSHRLCPLATYSHL is encoded by the exons ATGCACCTGAGCGTACACACAGTCCTCTTCCTGCTGGTGACCCACCCACCTGTTCCTGATGTGGTTATG GGGGGCAGAGCGCagcgcagacagagacaggtagaggccAGTCTGAGGCCGTATATCGGCAGGGTGGACCCAG ccAAGTTGTGTGAGTTGCTGAAATGCCGCAGTCCGATAGGCTCCTGGTGTCAGGTGGTTCCAGAGCACGGCCTTCTGGtccccaagtgtgtgtgtccccagacCTGCCCCAG GAAGAGGGCGCCAGTGTGTAGCGTTCTAGGGAAGACATACTGGAACGAGTGTCTGCTGCATGAAGAAGCCTGTCGCAAGAGACGCCGCATAGGACTGGCGCACGCCGGACCTTGTCTGG TTCCACAGGCAAACTGCACAGAGGAGGAGTTTGGTCAGTTCCCGTACCGCCTCTTGGATTGGTTCCTCCTGCTGAGTCGCATGGGCAAGTCTTACACCCCCGCGGCGCCTCCCCAAAGCTGCCTCAGCCACGCCCGGAGGACGGAACTAGCCCAG aggaGGTTTATCTTGCTGGACAGGAACAGGGATGGTAAGCTGAGCAGAAGAGACCTCAGGAAACTGCGCTACAAGAGGATGCCTCTGGAGCACTGCGCTACAGACTTCTTTAA gtcatgtgaccagaacaggaacaggaaggttACTCTGCGAGAGTGGACTTCCTGTCTGGTGGATCGCTCTGAGACCTGGTTCCACAGCTACATGT CCATGAAGATGGGCTCTCACAGGCTGTGTCCTCTGGCCACCTACAGTCACCTCTGA
- the sparcl2 gene encoding SPARC-like protein 1 isoform X1, whose protein sequence is MHLSVHTVLFLLVTHPPVPDVVMGLQGGRAQRRQRQVEASLRPYIGRVDPAKLCELLKCRSPIGSWCQVVPEHGLLVPKCVCPQTCPRKRAPVCSVLGKTYWNECLLHEEACRKRRRIGLAHAGPCLVPQANCTEEEFGQFPYRLLDWFLLLSRMGKSYTPAAPPQSCLSHARRTELAQRRFILLDRNRDGKLSRRDLRKLRYKRMPLEHCATDFFKSCDQNRNRKVTLREWTSCLVDRSETWFHSYMSMKMGSHRLCPLATYSHL, encoded by the exons ATGCACCTGAGCGTACACACAGTCCTCTTCCTGCTGGTGACCCACCCACCTGTTCCTGATGTGGTTATG gggttgcAGGGGGGCAGAGCGCagcgcagacagagacaggtagaggccAGTCTGAGGCCGTATATCGGCAGGGTGGACCCAG ccAAGTTGTGTGAGTTGCTGAAATGCCGCAGTCCGATAGGCTCCTGGTGTCAGGTGGTTCCAGAGCACGGCCTTCTGGtccccaagtgtgtgtgtccccagacCTGCCCCAG GAAGAGGGCGCCAGTGTGTAGCGTTCTAGGGAAGACATACTGGAACGAGTGTCTGCTGCATGAAGAAGCCTGTCGCAAGAGACGCCGCATAGGACTGGCGCACGCCGGACCTTGTCTGG TTCCACAGGCAAACTGCACAGAGGAGGAGTTTGGTCAGTTCCCGTACCGCCTCTTGGATTGGTTCCTCCTGCTGAGTCGCATGGGCAAGTCTTACACCCCCGCGGCGCCTCCCCAAAGCTGCCTCAGCCACGCCCGGAGGACGGAACTAGCCCAG aggaGGTTTATCTTGCTGGACAGGAACAGGGATGGTAAGCTGAGCAGAAGAGACCTCAGGAAACTGCGCTACAAGAGGATGCCTCTGGAGCACTGCGCTACAGACTTCTTTAA gtcatgtgaccagaacaggaacaggaaggttACTCTGCGAGAGTGGACTTCCTGTCTGGTGGATCGCTCTGAGACCTGGTTCCACAGCTACATGT CCATGAAGATGGGCTCTCACAGGCTGTGTCCTCTGGCCACCTACAGTCACCTCTGA